One Bacillota bacterium genomic window carries:
- a CDS encoding purine-binding chemotaxis protein CheW yields the protein MNAVEAGMGQETQLVVFSLYGEEFGIEITQVREIIKPREITRLPHTPDFIKGVTNIRGEVIPVIDLRQRFGVEAATTDQDSRIIITELNDSRVGFIVDSVAEVLRIPRTSIEPPPRTIAGLRANYIQGIGRVDERLLIVLDVTQILTSEEQISLEPKKLSEQLSQLEEQA from the coding sequence ATGAATGCAGTGGAGGCTGGTATGGGTCAGGAAACCCAATTGGTCGTCTTTAGTCTGTATGGTGAGGAGTTTGGCATCGAGATTACCCAGGTGAGGGAGATTATCAAACCTCGTGAGATCACCCGGTTGCCCCATACTCCCGATTTTATCAAAGGAGTCACCAACATCAGGGGTGAGGTAATTCCGGTGATTGATCTCAGGCAGCGGTTTGGCGTTGAAGCCGCGACGACGGATCAAGATAGCCGGATCATTATCACCGAACTCAATGACAGTAGGGTTGGGTTCATTGTTGATTCCGTTGCTGAGGTGCTGCGAATACCTCGGACAAGCATTGAACCCCCACCACGAACGATTGCTGGGCTACGTGCGAATTATATTCAGGGGATTGGAAGGGTCGATGAGCGGCTGTTGATTGTCTTGGATGTGACACAGATTTTGACCAGCGAGGAACAGATCTCCTTGGAGCCGAAGAAGCTGTCGGAACAGTTGTCTCAGCTGGAGGAGCAAGCTTAG
- the fliM gene encoding flagellar motor switch protein FliM, which produces MEEILTQEEIDELIRAATGQNAGQISEEEDSTEEEGVRRYDFRQPHRLSKDQGRALQRIHEGFAREFSSIVSTRLRTRVELTVNSIDQLSFGEFIRSIPNPSVINVYSLEPLDGSVIVQLSTDMAFLLYDRFCGGPGLAMKRSRELTAIEMAVMRSQFIDSIGPSLSNAWSEVTDVAFELISTESNPQFLQIMSERETIILISLDIGLNGVTDLVNICISYTALEPVLRQLTEHRLMERKRSPEPGALQSVKNRIVKAQVPVEVELGSTVLTVSDLLELEVGDVVPLDRRISDPLPIWIGDQRKLLGEPGQISGQTAVRVTGNVREEGGNRVAK; this is translated from the coding sequence GTGGAGGAAATCCTCACGCAGGAAGAGATCGATGAGCTAATTAGAGCCGCTACCGGGCAGAATGCAGGACAGATTTCCGAGGAAGAGGACTCAACGGAGGAGGAAGGCGTCCGGCGCTATGACTTTCGGCAACCCCACCGGTTGTCAAAGGATCAGGGTCGGGCACTGCAGCGAATCCATGAAGGTTTTGCTCGGGAGTTTTCCAGTATAGTCTCCACCAGGTTGCGAACCAGAGTGGAGCTGACGGTCAATTCCATTGATCAGTTGAGTTTCGGTGAGTTCATCCGGTCCATCCCGAATCCATCGGTGATTAACGTTTATAGTCTAGAGCCTCTCGATGGTAGTGTGATCGTTCAGTTGTCAACGGACATGGCCTTTCTGTTGTATGACAGGTTTTGTGGCGGTCCGGGACTAGCGATGAAACGCTCCCGGGAGTTGACTGCTATTGAGATGGCTGTGATGAGATCACAGTTTATCGATAGTATCGGTCCTTCATTGAGCAACGCGTGGTCTGAGGTTACAGATGTTGCCTTTGAGTTAATCAGTACCGAGAGCAATCCGCAGTTTTTGCAGATCATGTCGGAAAGGGAGACCATCATTTTAATCTCTTTAGATATTGGGCTCAATGGGGTAACGGATTTGGTGAATATCTGCATCTCCTACACCGCCCTGGAGCCAGTATTGCGACAGTTAACGGAACATCGTTTAATGGAACGAAAAAGGAGCCCGGAACCGGGAGCTCTGCAGAGCGTCAAGAATAGGATTGTGAAGGCACAGGTGCCCGTTGAGGTTGAACTTGGCTCCACTGTCCTCACTGTCTCAGATCTTCTGGAATTGGAGGTAGGGGATGTTGTGCCCTTGGATCGACGGATCAGCGATCCCTTACCAATTTGGATTGGAGATCAACGGAAGCTTCTGGGTGAGCCCGGTCAGATCAGTGGCCAAACCGCGGTACGGGTTACCGGAAATGTCAGGGAAGAAGGAGGTAACCGGGTTGCAAAATGA
- the murB gene encoding UDP-N-acetylmuramate dehydrogenase gives MDDIAAQLRERLSDQSIRRDEPMKAHTSFRVGGPADLFVSPRSISELAFVLQTCQRFAITPTVIGNGTNLLVSDRGIRGVVVEIGDNLSAVSVSGEEITAQAGISLAKLAATALRHQLSGLEFASGIPGTLGGAVAMNAGAYGGEMKDVVTSVDCLDLGGKELGLCSQEMAFGYRQSIVQSKGYIVVQATLRLQRDNYETIKAKMLDLNARRRAKQPLHLPSAGSVFKRPPGHFAGKLIEDAGLKGFRIGDAQVSEMHSGFIVNLGAATATDILAVIRHVQGEVKRQFQVDLETEVRIVGDW, from the coding sequence TTGGATGATATCGCAGCCCAACTACGAGAGAGGTTATCTGACCAATCTATCCGACGGGATGAGCCCATGAAGGCTCATACATCCTTCCGCGTTGGAGGACCCGCAGATCTGTTTGTTTCGCCCCGCAGTATTTCCGAACTGGCCTTTGTGCTCCAAACCTGTCAGCGCTTTGCCATTACACCGACGGTAATCGGTAACGGGACCAACCTTTTGGTCAGTGACCGGGGTATTCGGGGAGTAGTGGTCGAAATTGGGGATAACCTCTCCGCAGTCTCCGTTTCCGGGGAAGAGATCACCGCTCAGGCCGGAATTTCCTTGGCAAAGTTGGCTGCTACAGCACTGCGCCACCAGTTGTCCGGCCTGGAGTTTGCTTCCGGTATTCCTGGCACCCTGGGCGGTGCCGTGGCGATGAACGCTGGAGCCTATGGGGGCGAGATGAAGGATGTGGTAACCAGCGTCGACTGTTTGGACCTGGGGGGAAAGGAACTGGGCCTGTGTAGTCAGGAAATGGCCTTTGGCTATCGGCAGAGTATCGTCCAGTCAAAGGGATATATCGTCGTGCAAGCCACCTTGCGTCTCCAACGGGATAATTATGAAACCATCAAGGCAAAAATGCTGGACCTTAATGCCCGGCGGAGGGCTAAACAGCCTCTGCATCTTCCCAGTGCCGGCAGTGTGTTCAAACGGCCTCCGGGACATTTTGCCGGTAAATTGATCGAAGATGCCGGACTCAAGGGTTTTCGCATCGGCGATGCCCAAGTATCTGAGATGCATTCCGGCTTTATCGTTAATCTGGGGGCGGCCACAGCGACAGACATTTTGGCTGTGATCCGTCACGTCCAAGGAGAAGTAAAGAGGCAGTTTCAAGTGGATCTCGAGACTGAAGTGCGAATAGTGGGAGATTGGTAG
- the abc-f gene encoding ABC-F type ribosomal protection protein, whose amino-acid sequence MIVLNVGHVKKAFAGEVVLEDVTLVVRQREKVALVGQNGSGKSTLLKIIAGKLAADAGTIAVRKEVKVGYLPQEAQFATDNTLYDEMEMVFHDVLDTEARLRELEQEMGRPEVYNCPDLLSQKMREYSSLTHFFEQQEGFQIKAKINSVLLGLGFSQDQYTQRVATMSGGEKTRVLLARLLLQAPDLLLMDEPTNHLDVQAIQWLESYLKDYPGAVLIVSHDRFFLDETVSRVYDLVNGRCQEYEGNYSDFMTTKQTQLLIQQANWQAQQKELERLERSWKQTLAWAHQARSHKLKVKADNIKRRLDRIQRIDRPQLDPERIRLELEANRRSGKEVLTVTGLSKSFPGRQLFSNVSLQVRLGDKVAIVGPNGIGKSTLLRIIMGLIEADGGEVKIGANVSIAYYDQQHLQLDPDKTCFQEIMDTKRMTNLEARNLLAQFMFLGDDVFKTIGQLSGGEKSRLQLAKLTITDANLVILDEPTNHLDIPSTEVLERSLSDFNGTVIFISHDRYFINQVATKVAELTPQGIKLYEGNYDVYLEEKAREEAQRLALAEAAKASQPTKVSAPTPLTQESSTKQLQRQITELEEVIADLETKIEELEQQLMDPQTLQDPDQLAEISREHKASHEELDLLYQRWEDLTEQLA is encoded by the coding sequence ATGATAGTACTAAACGTGGGTCATGTAAAAAAAGCCTTTGCCGGTGAGGTTGTTCTCGAGGATGTGACGCTGGTAGTCCGCCAGCGGGAAAAGGTTGCCCTAGTGGGGCAAAACGGCTCGGGCAAGTCAACACTGCTGAAGATCATAGCCGGCAAACTAGCCGCGGATGCCGGCACCATCGCTGTCCGGAAGGAAGTGAAGGTAGGGTACTTACCGCAGGAGGCCCAGTTTGCAACGGACAATACCTTGTATGATGAGATGGAGATGGTCTTTCACGATGTGCTGGATACTGAAGCCCGGTTGCGTGAACTAGAACAAGAGATGGGCAGACCGGAGGTCTACAACTGTCCTGACCTGCTTTCGCAGAAGATGAGGGAATACTCATCCCTGACCCATTTCTTTGAGCAACAAGAGGGCTTTCAGATTAAAGCCAAGATCAACAGTGTGTTGCTGGGGCTTGGTTTTAGTCAGGATCAGTACACGCAAAGGGTAGCAACGATGAGCGGAGGAGAGAAAACCCGAGTGCTGTTGGCAAGGCTGTTACTGCAGGCACCGGATTTGCTCCTTATGGACGAGCCTACCAACCACCTGGATGTCCAAGCGATTCAATGGCTTGAGTCCTATCTCAAGGATTACCCCGGCGCGGTGCTGATCGTTTCCCACGACCGGTTTTTCTTAGACGAAACGGTGAGCCGGGTCTATGATCTGGTCAACGGTCGCTGTCAGGAGTATGAAGGAAACTACTCCGACTTCATGACGACCAAACAAACCCAGCTTCTCATCCAGCAAGCAAACTGGCAGGCTCAGCAAAAGGAATTGGAGCGACTGGAACGCTCCTGGAAGCAGACTCTGGCCTGGGCCCATCAGGCAAGAAGTCATAAGCTAAAGGTCAAGGCCGACAACATTAAGAGGCGGCTAGATCGTATTCAAAGGATCGATCGACCCCAACTCGATCCCGAAAGGATTCGCCTGGAACTGGAGGCCAATCGGCGCAGCGGTAAAGAGGTCTTGACAGTCACCGGCCTCAGCAAGAGCTTTCCCGGTCGCCAGCTATTTAGCAACGTCTCCCTTCAAGTCCGGTTAGGCGACAAGGTTGCGATTGTGGGACCCAATGGAATCGGCAAATCTACCCTGCTGAGAATCATCATGGGGTTGATCGAGGCCGATGGTGGCGAAGTAAAGATTGGGGCCAACGTCAGTATCGCCTATTACGACCAACAGCACCTACAGCTAGATCCCGACAAGACTTGCTTTCAAGAGATCATGGACACCAAGAGAATGACCAACCTAGAGGCACGCAATCTCTTGGCCCAGTTTATGTTCCTTGGGGACGACGTCTTCAAAACCATTGGGCAATTATCCGGTGGAGAAAAAAGCCGACTCCAATTGGCGAAACTGACCATCACCGATGCCAACTTGGTGATTCTAGACGAGCCGACCAACCACCTGGATATTCCCTCCACCGAGGTTCTGGAGCGATCCCTCAGCGACTTTAACGGGACGGTGATCTTCATCTCCCATGACCGCTATTTTATCAACCAGGTAGCCACGAAAGTAGCAGAGCTGACGCCCCAAGGGATCAAGCTGTATGAGGGCAACTATGACGTCTATCTGGAAGAGAAGGCCCGGGAAGAAGCCCAGCGCCTAGCTCTGGCTGAGGCGGCAAAGGCCTCCCAGCCAACCAAGGTCAGTGCCCCCACCCCTCTGACTCAGGAGAGTTCAACCAAGCAACTGCAGAGGCAAATCACCGAACTGGAAGAAGTAATTGCGGACTTGGAAACTAAGATCGAAGAGCTGGAACAGCAACTGATGGATCCTCAGACACTACAGGACCCAGACCAATTGGCGGAAATCAGCCGAGAGCACAAGGCCAGCCACGAGGAGCTTGACTTGCTGTACCAAAGGTGGGAGGATCTAACAGAGCAACTTGCCTAG